Part of the Tepiditoga spiralis genome, TTTATTTTCTTATTTGTCAATTACAATTTTATTAAAAAATAATTAAGCATCAAATTCTGTATGAATATATGCTAATATAGATATTAGATACTACATTTAGCATAAAAAATATTTTAGGGATGTGAAAATATGAAAATTGCATTTATTTCTGATATACATGGAAATATAGAGGCTTTAAACTCTATTTTAAATGACATAGAGAAACAAAATATAGATAAAATATATAGTCTTGGTGATTTAGTTGGGTATGGTCCAAATCCAAATGAAGTAGTTGAAAAAATAAGAGAGTTAAAAATACAGAGTGTAATGGGTAATTATGATGATGCGGTTGGAAATGAAAAAGAAAGTTGTGGATGTACATATAATCCAGGAAGAGAAACAGAAGTTGGAGATGAGTCAATAAGTTGGACAATTAAAAATACAAGTTCTGAAAATAAAAATTTTTTAAAAAATCTTCCCAAAAAACTTCATATTGAATTTGAAGGTCTTAAAATATTGTTAGTTCATGGCAGTCCTTTAAATGAACTTTTAGAATACGTAAAACCAAATATAGAGGTTAATAGACTCAATGAGTTGGTTAATTCTGTAAATGAAGATATAATAATAAATGGACATACTCACATTTCAATGGAAAAAAATATAAATGGAAAAACAGTATACAATGCTGGTAGCGTTGGAAGAACAAAAGAAGGAATTCCAGAGGCTGTATATTTAATCATTGATATTAACAACGGTGTTTATTCACATGAATTCAGAAGAATAAAATATGATACTAAAAAAACTTGTGAAAAAATAATAAATACTGGTCTTCCAATTGAATTAGCTTTAGTTATAGCTCTTGGTTCAACATATAATATGGGAAATTCTAAAAAGAGAAGTATAAAATTTAAGTTGTAAAAAGCAATGCTTTTTACAACTTAATTATAATTCTTTTTTTAAAAATAATCTTAAACTAATCAAATAAAATATAATACTTAAAAATAATAATAAAATTGTATACCATATACTAAAAAAAGGATTTGAAATAAAATAATATATACTTAATTCTTTAATTCCAAAAATTGATACTGATGTAAAAAATACAAGAACAAAAAATGAAATTATCAATGTTTTTGATTGTTCATTTGTTAATAAAGAAATGAATATTGTAAAACTATAAAAAATCAAAAAAGCTGTAACATGTCCCAAAAAATATTCAAAAAATATAGATGAATGAAGAATTTTATTTTGCAGTATACCAAAAAA contains:
- a CDS encoding metallophosphoesterase family protein, translated to MKIAFISDIHGNIEALNSILNDIEKQNIDKIYSLGDLVGYGPNPNEVVEKIRELKIQSVMGNYDDAVGNEKESCGCTYNPGRETEVGDESISWTIKNTSSENKNFLKNLPKKLHIEFEGLKILLVHGSPLNELLEYVKPNIEVNRLNELVNSVNEDIIINGHTHISMEKNINGKTVYNAGSVGRTKEGIPEAVYLIIDINNGVYSHEFRRIKYDTKKTCEKIINTGLPIELALVIALGSTYNMGNSKKRSIKFKL